A genome region from Chlorobaculum tepidum TLS includes the following:
- a CDS encoding Gfo/Idh/MocA family protein → MKQKIRIGFIGSGWAQVAQAPAFSLMEDVELAAVASPTERRRQKFQDRFGIPEGYADWREMLDECPLDLVCVTTPTFLHDPMVTGALEKGVGVLCEKPFALTVEEAERMNALASKSPGLSLIDHQLRFHPSVRSMKQMIDSGEIGKVYEVRAVVNLASRNRIDMPWSWWSDASKGGGALRALGSHLIDLNRFLVGEISEVCCNLSTSIPQRPDASTSGKSLPVTSDDSFAMFMKFGPSSVALGASSLMHVTTVGSYTWFSLEVVGSLKTIRLDGAGRLWEIVNSEVKGGRSLIDAPRWKQLEPMLPWDELVLQEKIKQSSLAVHGIFAVGFAFLAHRIVKALKSGDPVILQDAASFRDGLAIQKVMQAGLDSDREKRWVKV, encoded by the coding sequence ATGAAACAAAAGATCAGGATCGGATTTATCGGCAGTGGATGGGCGCAGGTGGCGCAGGCTCCGGCCTTTTCGCTGATGGAAGATGTTGAACTGGCAGCGGTTGCAAGTCCGACTGAACGGCGGCGGCAGAAGTTTCAGGATCGCTTCGGCATTCCGGAAGGCTACGCTGACTGGCGCGAGATGCTCGACGAGTGCCCGCTCGATCTGGTATGCGTCACTACGCCGACCTTTCTGCACGATCCGATGGTGACGGGCGCGCTCGAAAAGGGTGTTGGTGTGCTCTGCGAAAAGCCGTTTGCCCTGACCGTCGAGGAGGCCGAGCGCATGAACGCGCTTGCCTCGAAATCGCCGGGCCTTTCGCTGATCGATCACCAGCTCCGGTTCCATCCGTCGGTCAGGAGCATGAAGCAGATGATCGACAGCGGCGAAATTGGCAAGGTGTATGAAGTTCGCGCCGTAGTGAACCTCGCCTCGCGTAACCGCATCGACATGCCGTGGTCGTGGTGGAGCGACGCCTCGAAGGGCGGCGGCGCGCTTCGGGCGCTTGGCTCGCACCTGATCGATTTGAACCGTTTTCTCGTCGGCGAGATTTCAGAAGTGTGCTGCAACCTTTCGACCTCGATTCCGCAGCGCCCCGATGCCTCGACGTCCGGCAAAAGCCTGCCGGTTACGTCGGACGACAGCTTCGCCATGTTCATGAAGTTCGGCCCTTCGTCGGTGGCGCTCGGCGCGTCGTCGCTCATGCACGTCACCACGGTTGGCTCCTACACCTGGTTTTCGCTTGAAGTGGTTGGAAGCCTCAAAACCATTCGGCTCGACGGTGCGGGTCGTCTCTGGGAGATCGTCAACAGCGAGGTCAAAGGAGGGCGCAGCCTCATCGACGCGCCGCGCTGGAAGCAGTTGGAGCCGATGCTGCCGTGGGACGAGCTGGTGCTTCAGGAGAAGATCAAGCAGTCCTCACTCGCCGTGCACGGTATCTTCGCCGTCGGCTTTGCTTTTCTTGCACATCGCATCGTCAAAGCGTTGAAGAGCGGCGACCCGGTCATTTTGCAGGACGCAGCAAGCTTCCGCGACGGCCTTGCCATCCAGAAGGTGATGCAGGCCGGGCTCGATTCTGACCGTGAGAAGCGCTGGGTGAAAGTGTAG
- the sugE gene encoding quaternary ammonium compound efflux SMR transporter SugE: MAWVMLFVAGLFECAWAVGLKYSEGFTRPVPSVLTIAAMLVSFWLLSVAMKIVPVGTAYAVWTGIGAAGVAVAGILLFNEPRDLARVFCIFLIIAGVAGLRVLAGK, translated from the coding sequence GTGGCGTGGGTGATGCTGTTTGTGGCCGGGCTGTTCGAGTGTGCCTGGGCGGTGGGGTTGAAATATTCCGAAGGGTTCACGCGGCCCGTGCCGTCGGTGCTGACGATTGCGGCGATGCTGGTGAGCTTCTGGCTGCTCTCCGTGGCGATGAAAATCGTGCCGGTCGGCACAGCCTACGCCGTCTGGACTGGTATCGGCGCGGCGGGTGTTGCCGTGGCGGGGATTCTGCTTTTCAACGAACCGCGCGATCTGGCGCGAGTTTTCTGCATTTTTCTGATTATCGCTGGTGTCGCTGGGTTGCGGGTGCTGGCTGGGAAGTAG
- a CDS encoding ABC-F family ATP-binding cassette domain-containing protein, with amino-acid sequence MLEVRNLSLSAGTKVLLRNTSFRIGDKDRASLVGLNGTGKSTLLRLLSGQLKEDGPISEGQIMKSSTTTIGYLPQEISFEGDLDKTALQYALEANKTLHELSEKISRMEHELALPDQDHASDEYHKLIERFSDASQDFERLGGYRMQSDAEKILSGLGFGSADFYKKVKEFSGGWQMRLLIARLLLQNPTLLLLDEPTNHLDIDSLRWLEQYLLNYEHSYLIVSHDRFFLDKLTTKTLEIAFNEITEYKGNYSFYEKEKAERYTLMMSRYENDLKKMADLKSFVDRFRYKATKARQAQSRLRQMQKLEKELQAPEEDLSQISFSFPKARPSGREVLRLEGVSKSFTLPDGTTKTVLKNIDLEIMRGDRIAIVGSNGAGKTTFCRILADEIDFEGKRQTGHHVSMSYFAQHQTDNLAPEKSILQEMMDAAPTSEAQRRVRDILGCFLFSGDAVEKKIAVLSGGEKSRVALAKILLQASNLLIMDEPTNHLDMRSKEMLIDSLENYDGTLLIVSHDRYFLDSLVNKVFEIKNGGVQVYLGTYAEYLEKAEKSWEEEKKQQAEAQAKEEAARKAATAKSVEKKPAAPKANSKKIAAIEKEIQRLEESKKQHEDMMAQPLFYEQSAEETHKAIAEYEELCKELDALYQCWEDEAG; translated from the coding sequence ATGCTCGAAGTACGAAATCTCTCTCTTTCAGCAGGCACCAAAGTGCTCCTGCGCAACACCTCATTCCGGATCGGCGACAAGGATCGCGCCTCGCTGGTCGGCCTGAACGGCACTGGCAAATCCACGCTGCTGCGCCTCCTCAGCGGCCAGCTCAAGGAGGACGGGCCCATCAGCGAAGGGCAGATCATGAAGTCCTCGACCACCACCATCGGCTATCTGCCGCAGGAGATTTCGTTCGAAGGCGACCTCGACAAAACCGCGCTCCAGTACGCTCTCGAAGCGAACAAAACGCTGCATGAACTTTCTGAAAAGATTTCGCGCATGGAGCACGAGCTCGCGCTGCCCGATCAGGATCACGCGAGCGACGAGTACCACAAGCTGATCGAACGCTTCAGCGACGCCTCGCAAGACTTCGAGCGGCTTGGCGGCTACCGGATGCAGTCCGACGCAGAGAAAATTCTCTCCGGACTCGGCTTCGGCAGCGCGGATTTCTACAAAAAGGTGAAAGAGTTTTCCGGCGGCTGGCAAATGCGCCTGCTCATCGCCCGCTTGCTCTTGCAAAACCCGACGCTGCTGCTGCTCGACGAACCGACAAACCACCTCGACATCGACTCGCTCCGCTGGCTCGAACAGTACCTGCTCAACTACGAGCACAGCTACCTGATCGTCTCGCACGACCGCTTTTTCCTCGACAAGCTCACCACCAAAACGCTCGAAATCGCCTTCAACGAAATCACCGAGTACAAGGGCAACTACAGCTTTTATGAGAAAGAAAAGGCCGAGCGATACACACTCATGATGTCGCGCTACGAAAACGATCTGAAAAAGATGGCCGACCTGAAGTCGTTCGTGGACCGCTTCCGCTACAAGGCCACCAAGGCGCGGCAGGCGCAAAGCCGGTTGCGCCAGATGCAGAAACTCGAAAAGGAGTTGCAGGCGCCGGAGGAGGATCTGTCGCAGATTTCTTTCTCGTTCCCGAAGGCCAGACCGTCGGGCCGCGAAGTGCTCCGGCTGGAGGGAGTCTCAAAGTCGTTCACGCTACCGGACGGCACGACGAAAACCGTGCTCAAGAACATCGATCTCGAAATCATGCGCGGCGACCGCATCGCCATCGTCGGCTCAAACGGTGCGGGCAAGACGACGTTTTGCAGGATTCTGGCCGACGAGATCGACTTCGAGGGCAAACGCCAGACCGGCCACCACGTCAGCATGAGCTACTTCGCCCAGCACCAGACCGACAATCTCGCGCCGGAAAAGAGCATCCTTCAGGAGATGATGGACGCAGCCCCGACCTCTGAAGCACAGCGCCGCGTGCGAGACATCCTCGGCTGCTTCCTCTTCAGCGGCGACGCGGTGGAGAAGAAAATCGCCGTGCTCTCCGGAGGCGAAAAATCGAGGGTGGCACTCGCCAAGATTCTGCTCCAGGCCTCGAACCTGCTCATCATGGACGAGCCGACCAACCACCTCGACATGCGCTCCAAAGAAATGCTGATCGACTCGCTCGAAAACTACGACGGCACGCTGCTCATCGTCTCGCACGACCGCTACTTCCTCGACAGCCTCGTCAACAAGGTGTTCGAGATCAAGAACGGTGGAGTGCAGGTCTATCTCGGCACTTATGCCGAATACCTCGAAAAAGCCGAAAAATCGTGGGAAGAGGAGAAAAAACAGCAGGCCGAAGCCCAGGCCAAAGAGGAAGCCGCACGCAAAGCCGCCACGGCGAAATCTGTCGAAAAAAAACCGGCCGCGCCCAAAGCGAACAGCAAAAAGATCGCGGCAATCGAAAAGGAGATTCAGCGGTTGGAGGAGTCAAAAAAACAGCACGAGGATATGATGGCCCAACCCTTATTTTACGAACAATCCGCAGAAGAGACGCACAAAGCCATCGCAGAGTACGAAGAGCTATGCAAAGAGCTGGATGCGCTCTACCAGTGCTGGGAGGACGAAGCGGGGTGA
- a CDS encoding TolC family protein, with amino-acid sequence MRRLRRTFVIVAVLCFVCLPKAPVLAVETLDWAQCLAEAAGHHPDLRSAAESVRQSEEQRNSVKGGMLPSVSASAGGERSGSSAAAPVGAWSYGVNASQLLYDGAKTSSEVKSATETLKASKYNESKVSVATRYALRTAFVQLLTAQKQVALAEEIATKRKQELRLVALLYKSGTENIGSLSKAQADLGEAEFEVAQARRALDLAQMVLSTQLGRRSFTPIRVTGQFTASEQTRTPPDFDSIARNNPAYLELTAQKSAAGYSLQAARSAFMPSVYLSTGFGNSAFRQLPPDRTDWQAGIDVSVPIYAGGSGKAGVAKARAVVNQLSADEESLYLSLKRSLAQAWKTFIDASGNVDVQKKYLDAASERARIADAQYSAGLISFNDWTIIEDNLVTAKKSYLNAQSNLLTAEAAWVQAKGGTLESR; translated from the coding sequence ATGAGACGACTTCGCCGAACTTTTGTCATTGTAGCAGTGCTCTGTTTTGTCTGCCTGCCAAAGGCTCCCGTACTGGCTGTTGAAACGCTTGACTGGGCGCAGTGTCTTGCCGAAGCGGCCGGGCATCATCCCGATCTGCGTTCGGCGGCGGAAAGCGTCCGGCAGTCCGAGGAGCAGCGAAATAGTGTCAAGGGTGGAATGCTTCCGTCCGTCAGCGCGTCGGCGGGGGGCGAACGTTCGGGTTCGAGCGCTGCGGCTCCGGTGGGGGCGTGGTCGTACGGCGTCAATGCGAGCCAGTTGCTCTACGATGGCGCGAAAACTTCCAGCGAGGTGAAGTCCGCTACCGAAACACTCAAGGCGTCGAAGTATAATGAAAGCAAGGTTTCTGTCGCTACGCGCTATGCTTTGCGCACGGCGTTCGTCCAGCTTCTGACCGCGCAGAAACAGGTGGCGCTCGCAGAAGAGATTGCAACGAAAAGAAAGCAGGAGTTGCGCCTGGTCGCCCTGCTTTATAAATCGGGCACGGAAAATATCGGCTCGCTCAGCAAAGCCCAGGCTGACCTCGGCGAGGCGGAGTTCGAGGTGGCGCAGGCAAGGCGCGCGCTCGATCTTGCTCAGATGGTACTTAGCACTCAGCTTGGTCGCCGCAGCTTCACGCCGATCCGCGTGACCGGGCAGTTCACGGCCAGCGAACAGACCCGCACACCGCCCGATTTCGACAGCATCGCACGGAACAATCCGGCCTACCTCGAACTCACCGCGCAAAAGAGTGCCGCCGGATACAGCTTGCAGGCAGCGCGGAGCGCGTTCATGCCGTCGGTTTACCTGAGCACCGGCTTCGGCAATAGCGCATTCCGGCAGCTTCCGCCCGACCGCACCGACTGGCAGGCGGGCATCGACGTGTCGGTGCCGATCTACGCGGGCGGCTCCGGCAAGGCAGGCGTGGCCAAGGCGCGGGCGGTGGTTAACCAGTTGAGCGCCGACGAGGAGAGCCTTTATCTGTCGCTCAAACGGAGCCTTGCGCAGGCGTGGAAGACTTTCATCGACGCCTCCGGTAACGTGGATGTCCAGAAAAAATATCTCGACGCCGCCTCCGAGCGGGCGCGCATCGCTGACGCGCAGTACTCGGCGGGACTGATTTCGTTCAACGACTGGACCATTATCGAAGACAATCTCGTCACCGCGAAAAAATCATATCTCAACGCCCAGTCCAATCTGCTGACCGCCGAGGCGGCCTGGGTTCAGGCAAAAGGAGGCACTCTTGAAAGCAGGTAA
- a CDS encoding efflux RND transporter periplasmic adaptor subunit codes for MKAGKPQLIWGAVAVVIALVAGSVVYRTVFVGKPKISYREYRPEIGDIRQLVSTTATITPQNRLEIKSPVSGRIDKILVKEGDFVKKGQVLALVSSTERAALLDAATLKGQSEIDYWNKVYNQTALISPIDGQVIVSSLNPGQTITTSDAVMVLSDRLIVRANVDETDIGNVKLGQKAVISLDAYPDIHVEGVVDHIYYESTLVNNVNIYHVDIVPRKVPEVFRSGMSANVDIVVNEKDHVLMLPLAAVKSRNSHSFVLKRVAAPDSVKRTPVRIGLSDDNNVEIVSGVSPSDVILVKNAAYSLPKNSAGTNPFMPQRRSSQQNRQR; via the coding sequence TTGAAAGCAGGTAAACCGCAACTCATCTGGGGGGCAGTGGCCGTCGTCATTGCTCTGGTCGCCGGTTCTGTTGTGTACAGAACAGTGTTTGTCGGCAAGCCGAAAATTTCGTACCGCGAGTACCGCCCGGAGATTGGCGATATTCGCCAGCTGGTCTCCACCACGGCGACGATCACGCCGCAGAACAGGCTCGAAATCAAGTCGCCCGTGAGCGGACGCATCGACAAGATTCTGGTCAAGGAGGGGGATTTCGTCAAAAAAGGCCAGGTGCTGGCGCTTGTTAGCTCTACGGAGCGGGCGGCGCTGCTCGATGCGGCTACGCTGAAGGGGCAGAGCGAGATCGACTACTGGAACAAGGTCTACAACCAGACCGCCCTCATTTCGCCCATCGACGGGCAGGTGATCGTCAGCAGCCTCAATCCGGGCCAGACCATCACCACGAGCGATGCCGTGATGGTGCTCTCCGACCGGCTCATTGTGAGGGCCAATGTCGATGAAACCGACATCGGGAACGTCAAGCTCGGCCAGAAGGCGGTAATCAGTCTCGATGCCTATCCCGACATCCACGTCGAAGGGGTGGTCGATCATATCTATTACGAATCGACGCTGGTCAACAACGTCAATATCTATCATGTCGATATCGTGCCCCGAAAGGTGCCCGAGGTGTTCAGGTCGGGCATGAGCGCCAATGTCGATATTGTCGTCAACGAAAAGGATCACGTACTCATGCTTCCGCTTGCCGCCGTCAAGAGCCGCAACAGCCATTCCTTTGTGCTGAAAAGAGTTGCAGCCCCCGATTCGGTCAAGCGCACGCCAGTGCGGATCGGCCTGTCCGATGACAACAATGTGGAGATCGTCAGCGGGGTTTCTCCATCGGATGTCATTCTGGTCAAAAATGCCGCCTACTCGCTGCCGAAAAACAGTGCGGGCACCAACCCATTCATGCCTCAGCGCAGGAGCTCACAACAAAACCGGCAGCGATGA
- a CDS encoding ABC transporter permease has protein sequence MIEIVNVTKTYRIGESSVKALDGVSLTIGQGEFVAIMGASGSGKSTLMHILGLLDVPDTGQYRLMGKEVSRMSDDELAGIRNNVAGFVFQQFHLLSRMSTIDNVVLPCIYSGQRGDFRKDALKRLEMVGLAQRSDHRPNQMSGGEQQRVAIARALIRDPMLIFADEPTGNLDTKNSHEIMRILTDLHRQGKTIIMVTHETDIAEFADRVITMKDGVVVDDRKKQDARLNPQMPQGGMEAAHSALFQPSRLLGFVVQAFQSIASNKIRTFLSVLGILVGVASVIAMMALGTGAKASMEEQLKSMGSNLLSVRGGSAKIGGASQGFGTVTRFTEKDAAAIQAIPNLIDHVSGDVTGSGQLVYLDKNWSTSVEGVDYDYGEMRAAIPTVGRWFTREEIQERAKVAILGTTVAMQLFGDADPVDKIIKINRINFRVIGVAPAKGFAGPRDQDDVVYIPVSTAMYRVLGKLYLDGIYVEVSSAENIAPATQAIDALIRKRHKLAADDQDSFNIRDMTQFQQMLSATTQTMSMLLGSIAAISLVVGGIGIMNIMLVSVTERTREIGLRKAIGARKGDIMLQFLIESVGMTLSGGIIGIVVGVGVSVMLSAFAGWAVKTSMFSVVLATGFSVLIGLFFGLWPARKAAALKPVEALRYE, from the coding sequence ATGATCGAAATCGTCAACGTTACCAAAACCTACCGGATCGGTGAGAGTTCGGTCAAGGCGCTTGACGGCGTGAGCCTGACGATTGGACAGGGTGAGTTCGTGGCGATCATGGGCGCGTCGGGTTCGGGCAAGTCCACGCTGATGCACATTCTCGGCTTGCTCGATGTGCCCGATACCGGGCAGTATCGCCTGATGGGCAAGGAGGTAAGCCGGATGAGCGACGACGAGCTGGCCGGAATCAGGAACAACGTGGCCGGGTTCGTGTTCCAGCAGTTTCACCTGCTCAGCCGGATGAGCACGATTGACAACGTGGTGCTCCCCTGCATTTATAGCGGTCAGCGTGGCGATTTTCGTAAGGACGCGCTGAAGCGGCTTGAGATGGTCGGACTCGCGCAACGATCGGATCATCGCCCGAACCAGATGTCGGGCGGCGAGCAGCAGCGGGTGGCCATCGCTCGTGCGCTCATCCGGGATCCAATGCTCATCTTCGCCGACGAACCAACCGGCAATCTCGACACGAAGAATTCGCACGAGATCATGCGGATTCTCACCGATCTGCACCGGCAAGGCAAAACCATCATCATGGTGACGCACGAGACGGATATCGCCGAATTTGCCGACAGGGTGATAACCATGAAGGATGGGGTCGTGGTGGACGACCGCAAGAAACAGGATGCGCGACTCAACCCCCAAATGCCCCAAGGAGGCATGGAGGCCGCTCATTCCGCGCTTTTTCAGCCGTCGCGCCTGCTTGGTTTTGTGGTTCAGGCGTTCCAGTCTATCGCGTCCAACAAGATCAGGACGTTCCTGTCGGTGCTCGGCATCCTTGTCGGTGTTGCTTCGGTCATCGCCATGATGGCGCTTGGTACCGGGGCGAAAGCATCGATGGAGGAGCAGTTGAAATCGATGGGATCGAACCTGCTCTCGGTCAGGGGCGGTTCGGCAAAGATCGGCGGCGCTTCGCAGGGTTTCGGTACGGTGACCCGTTTCACCGAAAAGGACGCGGCAGCCATTCAGGCTATTCCCAATCTGATCGATCACGTCTCCGGCGATGTTACCGGATCGGGCCAACTGGTCTATCTCGACAAGAACTGGAGCACCAGTGTCGAGGGTGTCGATTATGATTATGGCGAGATGCGCGCTGCCATACCCACTGTTGGGCGCTGGTTTACTAGGGAAGAGATTCAGGAGAGAGCCAAGGTCGCGATTCTCGGGACGACCGTTGCCATGCAGCTTTTCGGCGACGCTGATCCGGTTGACAAGATCATCAAGATCAACAGGATCAACTTCAGGGTCATTGGCGTCGCTCCGGCCAAGGGTTTCGCAGGCCCTCGCGATCAGGACGATGTCGTTTACATTCCTGTTTCGACCGCCATGTACCGCGTACTTGGCAAGCTGTATCTCGACGGCATTTACGTGGAGGTTTCGAGCGCTGAAAACATCGCTCCGGCAACGCAGGCCATTGACGCGCTGATTCGTAAACGGCACAAGCTGGCCGCTGACGATCAGGATTCGTTCAACATTCGCGATATGACCCAGTTCCAGCAGATGCTCAGCGCCACCACGCAGACCATGAGTATGCTGCTTGGCTCGATCGCGGCCATTTCGCTGGTGGTGGGCGGCATCGGCATTATGAACATCATGCTGGTTTCGGTGACCGAGCGCACCCGCGAGATCGGCCTTCGCAAGGCTATCGGCGCGCGGAAAGGAGACATCATGCTTCAGTTTCTGATTGAATCGGTGGGTATGACGCTTAGCGGTGGCATCATCGGTATCGTGGTTGGTGTCGGTGTTTCGGTAATGCTTTCAGCCTTCGCCGGGTGGGCGGTGAAAACGTCGATGTTCTCGGTGGTGCTTGCCACAGGCTTCTCCGTGCTGATCGGTCTGTTTTTTGGCTTGTGGCCTGCCAGAAAAGCGGCGGCACTCAAACCTGTAGAGGCGCTGCGTTACGAGTGA
- the sucC gene encoding ADP-forming succinate--CoA ligase subunit beta: protein MNIHEYQGKGILKQFGVAVPKGIVAFSAEEAKQAAEQLFEEQSSPVVVVKAQIHAGGRGKAGGVKLAKSPEEVFEIAQKMLGATLVTHQTGPEGKEVRRLLIEEGMNIDKEFYLGITLDRTTSSNVLMVSTEGGMEIEKVAEETPEKLLKIHVDPVYGLQGFQARKAAFFLGLQGEQFRNGVKFIEALYNAYTTIDASLAEINPLVITKEGRVLALDAKINFDDNALYRHSDFHDLRDITEEDPLEYEASKSNLNYVRLDGNVGCMVNGAGLAMGTMDLIQLSGGRPANFLDVGGGASSKTVEEGFKIILGDKNVKAILVNIFGGIVRCDRVAGGIIEAAKNIGLKVPVIVRLEGTNATEAQKMLDESGLNLISAKGLRDAAEKVQKALATA from the coding sequence ATGAATATTCATGAGTATCAGGGTAAAGGCATCCTGAAACAGTTCGGCGTGGCCGTTCCCAAGGGCATAGTAGCATTTTCGGCTGAAGAAGCAAAACAAGCGGCAGAGCAGCTCTTCGAGGAGCAGTCGAGCCCCGTAGTGGTCGTCAAGGCGCAGATTCACGCCGGTGGCCGCGGCAAGGCTGGCGGTGTCAAACTGGCAAAATCGCCTGAAGAGGTGTTCGAAATCGCCCAGAAAATGCTCGGCGCAACGCTGGTAACACACCAGACCGGACCCGAAGGCAAGGAGGTTCGCCGTCTCCTCATCGAAGAGGGCATGAATATCGACAAGGAGTTCTACCTCGGCATCACCCTCGACCGCACCACGTCGAGCAACGTGCTCATGGTCTCGACCGAAGGCGGCATGGAGATCGAGAAAGTGGCCGAAGAGACCCCAGAAAAGCTGCTCAAGATTCACGTCGATCCAGTCTACGGCCTGCAGGGCTTCCAGGCTCGCAAGGCGGCGTTCTTCCTCGGCTTGCAGGGTGAGCAGTTCCGCAACGGCGTCAAGTTCATCGAGGCGCTTTACAACGCGTACACCACCATCGACGCCTCGCTGGCTGAGATCAACCCGCTGGTCATCACCAAGGAGGGCCGCGTGCTCGCGCTCGACGCCAAGATCAACTTCGACGACAACGCCCTCTACCGCCACTCTGATTTCCACGATCTGCGTGACATTACCGAAGAGGATCCGCTCGAATACGAAGCCTCGAAATCGAACCTCAACTACGTGCGCCTCGACGGCAACGTTGGCTGCATGGTCAACGGCGCAGGCCTGGCGATGGGCACCATGGACCTCATCCAGCTCTCCGGCGGCAGACCGGCCAACTTCCTTGATGTCGGCGGCGGTGCAAGCTCCAAGACAGTCGAAGAGGGTTTCAAAATCATCTTGGGCGACAAAAACGTCAAGGCGATCCTGGTCAACATCTTCGGCGGCATCGTACGCTGCGACCGCGTGGCCGGAGGCATCATCGAAGCCGCCAAAAACATCGGCCTGAAGGTACCGGTGATCGTGCGCCTCGAAGGCACAAACGCCACAGAGGCCCAGAAAATGCTCGACGAATCGGGTCTCAACCTCATCTCGGCCAAAGGCCTGAGGGACGCTGCGGAAAAGGTGCAGAAGGCACTGGCCACAGCATAA
- a CDS encoding nucleoside deaminase has protein sequence MSDLNHCMELAFREAIKAYESKEVPVGAVVLDPNGLIIGRGYNQVETLSDATAHAEMIALTSAMATIGSKYLEGCTLAVTLEPCPMCAGAIVLSKISRVVFGAWDPKMGAAGTVLNITACNALNHQPEVYGGIMERKAESLLQDFFRGLRGR, from the coding sequence ATGTCTGACCTGAACCACTGCATGGAACTCGCCTTCAGGGAGGCGATCAAGGCGTACGAAAGCAAGGAGGTGCCGGTCGGCGCGGTGGTGCTCGACCCGAACGGCTTGATCATCGGGCGCGGCTACAACCAGGTGGAGACTCTGTCGGACGCCACCGCGCACGCCGAAATGATCGCCCTGACCTCGGCAATGGCAACTATAGGCAGCAAATATCTCGAAGGATGCACGCTCGCCGTTACGCTCGAACCCTGCCCAATGTGCGCAGGGGCGATCGTGCTGTCGAAAATCAGCCGCGTGGTCTTTGGCGCGTGGGATCCCAAGATGGGCGCGGCGGGAACCGTTCTCAACATTACCGCCTGCAACGCACTCAACCACCAGCCCGAGGTGTATGGCGGCATCATGGAGCGCAAAGCCGAAAGTTTGTTGCAGGATTTCTTCCGGGGGCTGCGGGGGCGGTGA
- a CDS encoding class I SAM-dependent methyltransferase, translated as MSDDTIDRFFGYLNWLFNPFHGLKTTEVYDLIGTSSLTENALYLNLGYWRKADTIDEASEALALLVAKRGGMGPGDIVLDCGYGFGDQDILWARQLKPEKIIGLNITSSQVERARKRVADAGLEQSIDLREGSATAMPIENESIDLVVSVESAFHYRTREAFFREAFRVLRPGGRLVTADIVPTENSGNPFRRMEQWFSWNLVAGKFNIPQENYYLIPSYQNKLTKAGFVQIDIKSIRDDVYEPLHAYLAKNRTFFAKMHPLARIMAQLTLNRSAESVYAGLDYILSYAEKP; from the coding sequence ATGTCAGATGATACGATAGATCGTTTTTTTGGATATCTGAACTGGCTTTTCAATCCATTCCACGGGTTGAAAACAACGGAAGTCTATGATTTGATCGGCACCTCTTCTCTAACCGAGAACGCGCTCTATCTGAATCTCGGCTATTGGCGGAAGGCGGATACCATCGATGAAGCCAGTGAAGCGCTTGCGCTGCTGGTGGCGAAAAGAGGCGGCATGGGGCCGGGCGATATTGTGCTGGATTGTGGGTACGGTTTTGGCGATCAGGACATCCTCTGGGCAAGACAACTGAAACCCGAAAAAATCATCGGCCTGAACATTACGAGTTCCCAGGTGGAGCGCGCCCGGAAGCGTGTTGCTGATGCAGGTCTGGAACAATCAATCGATTTACGAGAAGGTTCGGCAACAGCAATGCCCATTGAAAACGAGTCCATCGATCTGGTGGTTTCCGTAGAAAGCGCTTTCCACTACAGAACTCGTGAGGCTTTTTTCAGGGAAGCGTTCCGCGTTTTGCGGCCGGGCGGAAGGCTTGTGACAGCGGACATTGTGCCAACAGAAAACTCCGGCAATCCCTTCAGGCGAATGGAGCAGTGGTTTTCATGGAATCTTGTAGCAGGAAAATTCAATATTCCGCAAGAAAACTATTACTTGATCCCATCCTACCAGAACAAGCTCACCAAAGCCGGATTTGTCCAGATTGACATCAAATCCATCCGTGACGATGTCTATGAACCGCTTCATGCGTATCTGGCAAAAAACCGGACATTTTTTGCCAAGATGCATCCCCTTGCAAGGATTATGGCGCAATTAACCCTGAATCGTTCTGCAGAGAGTGTGTATGCCGGCTTGGATTATATCCTTTCTTATGCTGAAAAGCCATAG